One segment of Paenibacillus sp. FSL R7-0337 DNA contains the following:
- a CDS encoding LytTR family DNA-binding domain-containing protein, which yields MYRVAVCEDEEQQRELVKKILVGLSVKTDTEFEIELFPSGEDLISHYELGGAPFHILILDVEMGGMNGIQAARRLRSRKHFDEQIIFLTSYPEYMVESFDVITFQYLIKPVAPQLLEEKILKLCDYFQAQDKKFMVIKSGYEEVVLRHDDIIGIEAAKSLTVKSKLNVITTTGIYETRGIIAEYASALRDSHFLHIHRSIIINLLHVHKFAGGSVLMSGGQEFPIGRSKIKEVKDFYTKFMIMKGSSYDTL from the coding sequence ATGTATCGGGTAGCGGTATGTGAGGATGAAGAACAGCAGCGGGAGCTGGTGAAGAAGATTCTGGTCGGCTTGTCCGTCAAGACGGATACCGAATTTGAAATCGAGCTGTTTCCCTCGGGAGAGGACTTAATCTCCCACTATGAACTGGGCGGAGCCCCCTTCCATATCCTGATACTGGATGTGGAGATGGGAGGTATGAACGGGATTCAGGCGGCGCGCCGTCTCAGAAGCCGGAAGCATTTTGACGAACAGATTATCTTCCTGACCAGCTACCCTGAATATATGGTGGAGAGCTTCGACGTAATCACCTTCCAGTATCTGATCAAGCCGGTCGCCCCGCAGCTCCTCGAAGAGAAGATTCTTAAGCTGTGTGACTACTTCCAGGCCCAGGATAAGAAGTTCATGGTCATTAAGTCCGGGTATGAGGAGGTCGTCTTGCGGCATGATGATATTATCGGGATTGAGGCGGCCAAGAGCCTGACGGTTAAGAGCAAGCTGAATGTAATTACCACCACGGGAATCTATGAGACCAGAGGAATTATTGCAGAATACGCTTCAGCACTGCGGGACAGCCATTTCCTGCATATCCACCGTTCGATTATTATCAATCTGCTGCATGTCCACAAGTTCGCGGGCGGCTCCGTGCTGATGTCGGGCGGGCAGGAGTTCCCCATCGGCCGGTCCAAAATCAAAGAGGTTAAGGACTTCTACACCAAATTCATGATCATGAAGGGCAGCTCCTATGACACACTATAA
- a CDS encoding cupin domain-containing protein translates to MSEHNSASREQNESIIKLSFHADGLLPNNPQLAAVLYKGVLRDHPEDTEQIFNNNGWLNSWVNGVFPYHHYHSNAHEVLGVISGSASLQLGGDAGYTAEVEAGDVVALPAGTAHKKLSATPDFRIAGAYPGGMDYNTRQANADDFAAALLEIREVPLPERDPVYGEAGPLLRLWK, encoded by the coding sequence CGAATCTATAATCAAGCTCAGCTTCCACGCTGATGGCCTGCTCCCGAACAATCCTCAGCTTGCCGCCGTGCTGTACAAAGGTGTTCTCCGGGACCACCCGGAAGACACAGAACAGATCTTCAATAACAATGGCTGGCTGAATAGCTGGGTGAATGGCGTCTTCCCCTATCACCACTATCACAGCAATGCGCATGAGGTGCTGGGCGTGATCTCCGGCAGCGCCAGCCTTCAGCTTGGCGGAGATGCCGGATACACCGCCGAAGTTGAGGCCGGTGATGTTGTGGCGCTGCCTGCCGGGACGGCACACAAGAAGCTCTCGGCCACGCCGGACTTCCGTATTGCAGGCGCATATCCCGGCGGCATGGACTATAACACCCGCCAGGCCAATGCAGACGACTTCGCTGCGGCGCTCCTCGAGATCCGCGAAGTCCCGCTGCCGGAGCGTGATCCCGTCTATGGCGAAGCAGGGCCGCTGCTGCGGCTGTGGAAGTAG
- a CDS encoding ATP-binding protein, whose amino-acid sequence MTHYNLTLVVCVVLVMCFQTQFFFASVFDKSARKPNRIIYFLIYGVLCFLYLVTPLSPLFSSGVALLMIFSMAQAYRVEMKTQVIFSILYAVLMTVVSFMSLYIFSMIDSVDYTSMDGGTGIDRPAFIKGLILSCIIMFPVIQIIRLISKRRSVSLPYRYYVMFLLVPLISTYQINVLTVNSTKDFYYFFAILGFLFLNVMIVYIFDTITDKFQFMHENAQLQHQMNYQDANYEKTVHSFKSIKRIIHDTHQQFLYIEECIRRDDPAAALAHIKLTLNKVEDAYQRVNTGHLVVDALVTNTLNIGQANGIRIDTRLKLLPGELHIDRYDLCVVLGNMLDNAIEASKKVRLAEDRYILIQMHSSESALFIRILNHTAPETTSLQSRKPHPEYHGIGLTNISRICEKYGGNMTIEAGHREFNNMVVLPFSREASI is encoded by the coding sequence ATGACACACTATAATCTGACCCTTGTCGTCTGTGTGGTGCTGGTGATGTGCTTTCAGACCCAATTCTTCTTTGCCTCTGTATTTGATAAGTCTGCCAGGAAGCCTAACCGGATCATTTATTTCCTCATCTACGGGGTGCTCTGCTTCCTCTACCTGGTCACCCCGCTGTCCCCTCTATTCTCCTCCGGCGTAGCCCTGCTGATGATCTTCAGTATGGCGCAAGCCTATAGGGTAGAGATGAAGACTCAGGTGATCTTCTCTATACTGTACGCTGTGCTGATGACGGTGGTCAGCTTTATGTCGCTGTATATTTTCTCAATGATAGATTCGGTAGACTACACCAGTATGGACGGGGGTACGGGGATTGACCGGCCGGCCTTCATCAAGGGGCTGATCCTGAGCTGCATTATTATGTTCCCGGTGATTCAGATCATCCGGCTGATCTCCAAGCGCCGAAGCGTATCCCTGCCCTACCGGTATTATGTGATGTTCCTGCTCGTCCCGCTCATCAGCACCTATCAGATCAACGTTCTTACGGTGAACAGCACGAAGGATTTCTATTATTTCTTTGCGATTCTCGGCTTCCTGTTCCTGAATGTGATGATCGTCTATATCTTCGATACCATTACCGACAAGTTCCAGTTCATGCATGAGAACGCCCAGCTCCAGCACCAGATGAACTATCAGGACGCCAACTATGAGAAGACGGTGCACAGTTTCAAGTCGATTAAAAGAATCATCCACGATACCCATCAGCAGTTCCTCTACATTGAAGAGTGTATCCGGCGGGATGATCCGGCGGCGGCTCTTGCGCATATCAAGCTCACGCTGAATAAAGTAGAGGATGCCTACCAGCGGGTCAACACCGGCCATCTGGTGGTGGATGCACTGGTCACGAATACGCTGAATATCGGACAAGCGAACGGCATCCGAATCGATACACGGCTCAAGCTGCTGCCTGGTGAGCTTCACATCGACCGTTATGACCTGTGCGTCGTGCTGGGCAACATGCTGGACAATGCCATTGAAGCCTCCAAAAAAGTACGGCTGGCCGAGGACCGCTACATTCTGATCCAGATGCACTCCAGTGAATCCGCGCTGTTCATCCGCATCCTAAATCACACCGCCCCGGAGACTACCTCTTTGCAGAGCCGGAAGCCCCACCCGGAATATCACGGAATCGGCCTGACCAATATCTCCAGAATCTGCGAGAAGTACGGCGGTAATATGACGATTGAAGCCGGGCATCGGGAATTCAACAATATGGTGGTCCTCCCCTTCTCGCGCGAAGCTTCTATATAA